A stretch of the Clarias gariepinus isolate MV-2021 ecotype Netherlands chromosome 26, CGAR_prim_01v2, whole genome shotgun sequence genome encodes the following:
- the ropn1l gene encoding ropporin-1-like protein, producing MPLPDRMYCAQQINIPSELPDILKQFTKDAIRTQPPDVLQWSAAYFTALSEGKPLPVKDRLEMSLNPQKTVNVLTPGLLKVLHKQLSSQKNVSKEELEQKWKGLCLSEEQLDMLLTVGSFSTKIDWMQFFALGCSALVGNIIGAMKFACEILTEDPEGGAARIPFDTFTHLYTYLAQLDEEIPQDQIDSFLSSLQKPVARRGGMIQPTDFTNLHG from the exons ATGCCTCTTCCAGACAGGATGTACTGCGCTCAGCAGATCAACATCCCGTCCGAGCTGCCCGATATCCTCAAACAGTTCACTAAAGATGCTATTAGGACTCAGCCTCCAGATGTGCTGCAGTGGTCTGCTGC cTATTTCACAGCGCTATCAGAAGGCAAACCTCTTCCAGTCAAAGACAGGCTGGAAATGTCTTTAAACCCACAGAAGACAGTGAATGTCCTTACTCCAGGTCTCCTCAAAGTCCTTCATAAACAG CTTTCATCCCAGAAGAATGTCAGTAAAGAGGAGTTAGAGCAGAAGTGGAAAGGCCTGTGTCTGTCAGAGGAACAGCTCGACATGCTGCTCACGGTCGGGAGCTTCAGCACTAAGATCGACTGGATGCAGTTCTTCGCTTTAGGCTGCAGTGCTTTGGTTGGA AACATCATCGGTGCTATGAAGTTTGCGTGTGAAATCCTGACCGAGGATCCGGAGGGCGGAGCAGCTCGAATCCCCTTTGACACCTTCACACACCTGTACACGTACCTGGCCCAGCTGGACGAAGAAATTCCTCAGGACCAGATAGACAGCTTTCTGTCCAGCCTGCAAAAGCCTGT GGCACGGCGAGGTGGGATGATCCAGCCCACTGATTTCACTAACCTCCATGGCTAA